A window of the Actinobacillus genomosp. 1 genome harbors these coding sequences:
- the tnpA gene encoding IS200/IS605 family transposase produces the protein MSYTRNLYHIIFRTKYGVPSIVEENEEYLYRYIWGFVQEHHSVLYRVNGMPDHIHLLVELHPTLSVAEFVQKLKTTTHKWIDENKHLFPEFYAWSRGYCSLTYCERDKAKIINYIKNQKEHHKTQNFVDETKFLLTEAGIEINEKFFEKDL, from the coding sequence ATGAGCTATACCAGAAACCTATACCACATTATTTTTCGTACAAAATATGGCGTACCGAGTATCGTAGAAGAAAATGAAGAATATCTTTATCGCTACATTTGGGGCTTTGTGCAAGAACATCATTCGGTGCTTTATAGAGTGAATGGTATGCCAGATCATATTCATCTTTTGGTGGAACTGCACCCTACGCTTTCCGTAGCGGAATTTGTGCAGAAATTGAAAACCACAACCCATAAATGGATTGATGAAAATAAGCATTTATTTCCTGAATTTTATGCGTGGTCGAGAGGATATTGCTCTTTGACCTATTGCGAACGAGATAAAGCAAAAATCATCAATTACATTAAAAATCAGAAAGAACACCATAAAACGCAAAATTTTGTTGATGAAACCAAATTCTTACTGACCGAAGCAGGTATTGAAATCAACGAAAAATTTTTTGAAAAAGATTTATAG
- the hisB gene encoding bifunctional histidinol-phosphatase/imidazoleglycerol-phosphate dehydratase HisB, whose amino-acid sequence MQPTLFIDRDGTLIDEPKTDFQIDSLEKLKLERNVIPALLKLKDHYRFVMVSNQDGLGTESFPQENFDKPHNAMLEIFRSQGIEFDAILICPHKPEDNCDCRKPKIKLLKKYIDKKLFDPDRSFVIGDRATDVQLAENLGIQALQYHPEKLDWDLIVEKLLPKTTACERSPRYSEVARTTKETDIKVQVWLDETGVNQISTGVGFFDHMLDQIATHGGFRMNVQCKGDLWIDEHHTVEDTALALGTALKQALGDKRGIQRFGFVLPMDECKAECTMDLSGRPYFKFKAKFKRDKVGDFSTEMTEHFFQSIAYTLMATLHLKTKGDNDHHKIESLFKVFGRTLRQCIKVEGNELPSSKGVL is encoded by the coding sequence ATGCAACCAACCCTATTCATCGACCGTGACGGCACGTTAATTGACGAGCCGAAAACCGATTTCCAAATTGATAGCTTGGAGAAACTCAAACTGGAACGCAATGTGATTCCTGCGTTACTGAAATTAAAAGATCACTACCGTTTTGTGATGGTCAGCAATCAAGACGGTTTGGGAACGGAGTCGTTTCCACAGGAAAATTTCGATAAACCGCACAATGCGATGTTGGAGATTTTTCGTTCGCAAGGCATTGAATTTGATGCGATTTTGATTTGTCCGCATAAGCCAGAAGATAACTGCGATTGCCGTAAACCGAAGATCAAATTGCTGAAAAAATATATCGACAAAAAATTGTTCGATCCCGATCGCAGTTTTGTGATCGGTGACCGTGCTACCGATGTGCAACTGGCGGAAAATCTCGGCATTCAGGCGTTGCAATATCACCCTGAAAAATTGGATTGGGATCTGATTGTGGAAAAATTATTGCCAAAAACGACCGCTTGTGAACGCTCACCACGCTATTCCGAAGTGGCTCGCACCACCAAAGAAACCGACATCAAAGTGCAAGTGTGGCTAGACGAAACAGGTGTAAACCAAATTAGCACAGGCGTGGGATTTTTCGACCATATGCTCGACCAAATCGCCACCCACGGCGGTTTTAGAATGAACGTGCAATGCAAAGGCGACTTGTGGATTGACGAACACCACACCGTTGAAGACACAGCTCTCGCACTCGGCACGGCATTAAAACAGGCGTTGGGCGACAAACGCGGCATTCAACGCTTCGGCTTTGTGCTACCAATGGACGAATGCAAAGCGGAATGCACAATGGATTTATCGGGTCGCCCATACTTCAAATTTAAAGCGAAATTCAAGCGTGACAAAGTGGGCGATTTCAGCACTGAAATGACCGAACATTTCTTCCAATCGATCGCCTACACCCTAATGGCAACGCTCCACCTGAAAACCAAAGGCGACAACGACCACCACAAAATCGAAAGCCTATTCAAAGTGTTCGGCAGAACCCTAAGACAGTGCATAAAAGTGGAAGGGAATGAATTACCGAGTTCGAAGGGTGTATTGTAA
- a CDS encoding nucleotide-binding protein, which yields MDSKLKIIDSLLAEANSFNFTNFSYTRHTKYGIYGGPDKSEWLVFKTRVHNIILDSLDGNSAAVKLVNEAINTETSGYGEEQFYFVKNRLVLALEQLKMALEQDVYGELKKDKSIASSPALSNKVFIVHGHDETLKLDVENFVHEIGLEPVVLHRQTNEGQTIIEKFEKNSDVGFAFILLTPDEISYTIDQKDKADNDRKTEFRARPNVIFEFGYFVGKLGRGRVCCLLKGNTQIPSDVSGVVYHKIENNLEEKAYAIIKELKAVGYQIKM from the coding sequence ATGGATAGTAAATTAAAAATAATTGATTCTCTCTTAGCTGAAGCTAACTCATTTAATTTTACAAATTTTAGTTATACACGACATACGAAATATGGAATTTATGGAGGACCTGATAAATCAGAATGGTTAGTATTCAAAACTAGAGTGCATAACATCATTTTAGATTCATTAGATGGTAATTCCGCAGCAGTTAAATTAGTAAATGAGGCTATCAATACTGAAACTTCGGGATATGGAGAGGAACAATTTTACTTTGTAAAAAATAGATTGGTTTTAGCCTTAGAACAATTAAAAATGGCTTTAGAACAAGATGTTTATGGAGAACTAAAAAAAGATAAAAGTATCGCTAGTTCGCCAGCTTTGTCTAATAAAGTTTTCATTGTGCATGGACACGATGAAACTCTCAAATTAGATGTTGAAAATTTTGTTCATGAAATAGGTTTAGAACCAGTTGTATTACATAGGCAGACGAATGAAGGTCAAACAATTATTGAGAAATTCGAAAAAAACAGCGATGTAGGTTTTGCATTTATTTTATTAACCCCAGACGAAATTAGTTATACGATTGATCAGAAAGATAAAGCCGATAATGATAGAAAAACGGAATTTAGAGCAAGACCAAATGTAATTTTTGAATTTGGATATTTTGTCGGGAAATTAGGACGAGGAAGAGTTTGTTGTCTTTTAAAAGGAAATACTCAGATACCTAGTGACGTTAGTGGTGTGGTATATCATAAAATTGAAAATAACCTTGAAGAAAAAGCCTATGCAATTATTAAAGAATTAAAAGCTGTAGGTTATCAAATAAAAATGTAG
- the hisH gene encoding imidazole glycerol phosphate synthase subunit HisH, whose product MTNLIIINTGCANLSSVKFAFDRLGIQAEISRDLDKIKSADKLLLPGVGTAVAAMKILQDRDLIDTIRNATQPMLGICLGMQLMTEFSAEGNVGTLGLMNGKTELIPNTGLPLPHMGWNKVQYQADHPLFHGIEQNSHFYFVHSYAVLPNENTIATADYGVPFSAAIASKNFYGVQFHPERSGKNGAQLLKNFVELI is encoded by the coding sequence ATGACCAACCTAATAATCATCAACACAGGCTGTGCAAACCTGTCATCTGTAAAATTTGCATTCGATCGCTTGGGGATTCAGGCGGAGATTAGTCGTGATTTAGACAAAATCAAATCGGCGGATAAGTTGCTATTGCCTGGTGTGGGGACTGCTGTGGCTGCGATGAAGATTTTGCAAGATCGTGATTTGATTGACACGATCCGCAACGCCACTCAGCCAATGCTTGGTATTTGTTTGGGTATGCAGTTAATGACCGAATTTTCAGCTGAAGGCAATGTGGGAACGCTTGGGCTTATGAATGGCAAAACCGAGTTAATCCCCAATACAGGTTTGCCGTTGCCACATATGGGCTGGAACAAGGTTCAGTATCAAGCCGATCACCCATTATTTCACGGCATTGAGCAAAACAGTCATTTCTATTTTGTGCATAGCTATGCGGTGTTGCCGAATGAAAACACTATCGCCACCGCTGATTATGGCGTGCCTTTCTCGGCTGCGATTGCGAGCAAAAACTTCTACGGCGTGCAGTTCCACCCCGAACGTTCAGGCAAAAATGGTGCACAGTTGCTGAAGAATTTTGTGGAGCTTATTTAG
- the hisA gene encoding 1-(5-phosphoribosyl)-5-[(5-phosphoribosylamino)methylideneamino]imidazole-4-carboxamide isomerase: MKKSIIIPALDLIDGKVVRLHQGDYAKQTTYSDNPIEQFASYLAQGAEQLHLVDLTGAKDPAKRQTALIGKIIAETNCQIQVGGGIRTEQDVADLLAVGANRVVIGSTAVKDRAMVKGWFEKYGAEKFVLALDVNIDASGQKIIAISGWQEASGVSLEELIEDYQAVGLQHVLCTDISRDGTLAGSNVDLYREICVKYPEINFQSSGGIGSLDDIKALKGTGVAGVIVGRALLEGKFNVAEAIECWQNG, encoded by the coding sequence ATGAAAAAATCCATAATTATCCCCGCCCTTGATTTGATTGATGGCAAGGTAGTGCGGTTACATCAGGGCGATTATGCCAAGCAAACCACTTATTCCGACAATCCTATTGAGCAATTCGCCAGCTACCTTGCACAAGGAGCGGAGCAGTTGCATTTGGTGGATTTGACAGGGGCGAAAGATCCTGCGAAAAGACAGACCGCACTTATCGGCAAGATTATTGCGGAGACAAATTGCCAAATCCAAGTGGGCGGTGGTATTCGTACCGAGCAAGATGTGGCGGATTTATTGGCGGTGGGGGCGAATCGTGTGGTGATTGGCTCAACGGCAGTAAAAGATCGGGCAATGGTTAAGGGTTGGTTTGAAAAATATGGTGCGGAAAAATTTGTCTTGGCGTTAGACGTAAACATTGACGCAAGCGGTCAAAAAATTATTGCGATTAGCGGTTGGCAAGAGGCGAGTGGCGTGTCGCTCGAAGAGCTGATCGAAGATTATCAAGCGGTCGGATTGCAGCACGTTTTATGCACCGATATTTCCCGAGACGGCACGCTAGCTGGCTCGAACGTGGATCTTTACCGTGAAATCTGTGTCAAATACCCTGAAATTAATTTCCAATCGTCAGGCGGAATCGGTTCGCTTGACGATATCAAGGCGTTGAAAGGCACAGGCGTAGCGGGCGTAATCGTTGGGCGTGCGTTGTTAGAAGGTAAATTTAATGTGGCGGAGGCAATCGAATGTTGGCAAAACGGATAA
- the hisF gene encoding imidazole glycerol phosphate synthase subunit HisF: protein MLAKRIIPCLDVRDGQVVKGVQFRNHEIIGDIVPLAKRYAEEGADELVFYDITASSDGRTVDKSWVERVAQVIDIPFCVAGGIKTLEDAEKLFAFGADKISINSPALADPNLITALADRFGVQAVVVGIDSWFEKETGKYWVNQYTGDEKRTRQTNWQLLDWVQEVQKRGAGEVVLNMMNQDGVRNGYDLVQLKKVRDVCNVPLIASGGAGEMVHFRDAFVEANVDGALAASVFHKRIIEIGELKEYLAKAGVEIRR, encoded by the coding sequence ATGTTGGCAAAACGGATAATCCCTTGTTTGGACGTGCGTGATGGTCAGGTGGTCAAAGGCGTGCAGTTCCGCAACCACGAAATTATTGGCGATATTGTACCGCTTGCGAAACGCTATGCGGAAGAAGGGGCGGACGAGTTAGTGTTTTACGACATTACCGCCTCATCGGACGGTCGCACGGTGGATAAAAGCTGGGTGGAGCGTGTGGCACAAGTGATCGATATTCCGTTTTGTGTGGCGGGTGGAATCAAAACCCTTGAAGATGCAGAAAAATTATTCGCTTTCGGAGCGGATAAAATTTCGATAAATTCGCCCGCACTTGCCGATCCGAATTTGATTACCGCATTGGCGGATCGCTTTGGCGTGCAAGCGGTGGTGGTGGGTATTGATAGTTGGTTTGAAAAAGAAACCGGCAAATATTGGGTTAATCAATATACCGGCGATGAAAAACGTACTCGCCAAACCAACTGGCAACTGCTCGACTGGGTGCAAGAAGTGCAAAAACGTGGAGCAGGCGAAGTCGTGTTAAATATGATGAACCAAGACGGTGTGCGTAATGGCTATGATTTGGTGCAACTGAAAAAAGTGCGTGATGTGTGCAACGTGCCGTTAATCGCTTCAGGCGGTGCAGGCGAAATGGTGCATTTCCGAGATGCGTTTGTAGAGGCGAATGTGGACGGAGCTTTGGCTGCAAGCGTATTCCATAAGCGGATTATTGAGATTGGTGAGTTGAAGGAATATCTTGCGAAAGCAGGTGTGGAGATTCGGAGATGA
- a CDS encoding 7-cyano-7-deazaguanine/7-aminomethyl-7-deazaguanine transporter produces MNFQIDFSDAQKRRSLVLLSLFHIFIIAISNYLVQITFEVKIPFSDTVIPTTWGTFTFPFVFLATDLTVRVFGASLARKIIFVGMLPALLISYVISVLFFETQFQGFNALNEFNLFVFRIALASFCAYVVGQLLDIVVFNRLRQGKTWWLAPMCSTIFGTLIDTFAFFAVAFYKSDDAYMAEHWFTIGTVDYAFKLFVSLLLFLPLYGVLLNYLVKKFKLK; encoded by the coding sequence ATGAACTTTCAAATTGATTTTTCAGACGCACAAAAGCGTCGTTCTCTAGTTTTACTTTCCCTTTTCCATATCTTTATTATCGCTATCAGTAACTATTTGGTGCAGATTACTTTTGAGGTAAAGATTCCGTTTAGCGATACTGTGATTCCGACCACTTGGGGGACTTTTACTTTCCCGTTTGTGTTTTTGGCGACAGATTTAACCGTACGTGTATTTGGAGCAAGCCTTGCCCGCAAAATTATTTTCGTCGGAATGTTGCCGGCATTGCTGATTAGTTATGTGATTTCAGTGCTGTTTTTCGAGACACAATTCCAAGGCTTTAATGCGTTAAACGAATTTAATCTGTTTGTGTTCCGTATCGCTTTAGCCAGTTTCTGTGCTTATGTAGTCGGGCAGTTATTGGATATTGTGGTGTTTAACCGCTTACGTCAGGGCAAAACTTGGTGGCTTGCGCCGATGTGTTCGACCATTTTCGGCACCTTGATTGATACCTTCGCTTTCTTTGCGGTGGCGTTTTATAAAAGCGATGATGCTTATATGGCGGAACATTGGTTCACCATTGGTACAGTGGACTATGCGTTTAAGCTGTTTGTCAGCTTATTGCTGTTTTTACCGTTGTACGGTGTGTTACTCAATTATTTAGTCAAAAAATTTAAACT